One segment of Candidatus Paceibacterota bacterium DNA contains the following:
- a CDS encoding AAA family ATPase gives MRLKSIELSGFKSFAKKSQLEFGSPVTAIVGPNGSGKSNITESFRFVLGEQSMKSLRSKKGEDLIWNGSQELPRGNKASAKIILDNRKRLMNIDFDEVVVERVVFRDGVNQYFLNDSQVRLKDILEVLAPTNIGPSGHHIISQGEADKILNTNSRERREMIEDALGLRLYQYRKQESRRKLEKTEENLKQVELLRKEISPHIKFLRRQYEKLQKTKELRNDLLQKYLEFFSLESVYLAQKKKEVENLKEKPEERLISLRLELQKVASSLKNFSQDEKSEKLLQLESELRRFRQEKEELSRKLGMIEGQEISLRRILDSQKTSGDNLPIAIDRAKIEVLREELKEHWEVVENSSDLGLIKSLFKKIFESISNILTKENYVGDTASEHLELIKKLENERGELEEKQQKTGIEEKELTESFKSLQSEIEKEKDVNRDLEKNIFRLRAEESEILAGIAHFNDVLRNINSAEEDFERELKEARVLSGESVMAYEKFSVNLTPDYESVLRPSLKKEIEKMKIRLEDAGGIGEEVEREYREIAERDAFLEKELFDLQKSSESLKQLIKDLESQLDQNFKVGIENINKHFQELFSSMFSGGTARLSVVKDEKKRKRLDEDLQLDQIESEIPSLGDEEEEIEEGLDIKVNLPRKKIRGLEMLSGGERALTSIALIFALSQVNPPPFLVLDETDAALDEANSKRYGDMIESLSKHSQLILVTHNRETMSRAGVIYGVTMGKDGYSKVLSVVFDEAVAVAK, from the coding sequence ATGCGCTTAAAATCCATAGAACTTTCAGGTTTTAAATCTTTTGCCAAAAAAAGCCAGCTGGAATTCGGCAGCCCGGTAACGGCTATTGTCGGACCAAACGGTAGTGGTAAATCAAACATTACCGAATCATTTCGGTTTGTTTTGGGCGAGCAATCAATGAAATCTTTGCGATCTAAGAAGGGTGAGGATTTGATTTGGAACGGTTCCCAAGAGTTGCCGAGGGGAAATAAGGCCTCTGCCAAAATTATTCTGGATAACCGCAAGCGCTTAATGAACATAGATTTCGACGAAGTTGTGGTAGAGAGAGTTGTTTTCAGGGATGGCGTCAATCAGTATTTTTTGAATGACAGCCAGGTCAGGTTGAAAGACATTTTGGAGGTTCTGGCCCCGACAAATATCGGTCCTTCTGGACACCACATAATTTCGCAGGGCGAAGCCGATAAAATTTTGAATACCAATAGCCGCGAGCGTCGGGAGATGATTGAAGATGCTTTGGGTCTCCGGCTTTATCAGTACCGGAAACAAGAAAGTCGAAGAAAATTGGAAAAGACTGAAGAGAATTTAAAACAGGTTGAGCTTTTGAGAAAGGAAATTTCGCCTCACATTAAGTTTTTAAGAAGGCAATACGAAAAGTTGCAAAAGACCAAAGAATTAAGAAATGACCTTTTGCAGAAATATCTAGAATTTTTTTCTTTGGAAAGTGTTTATTTGGCCCAAAAGAAAAAAGAAGTTGAAAATCTGAAAGAAAAACCGGAGGAGCGCCTGATCTCTTTGAGGTTGGAATTGCAAAAGGTTGCTTCGTCTTTAAAGAATTTCTCGCAAGACGAGAAAAGCGAGAAACTCCTTCAATTAGAGTCGGAATTGAGACGGTTTCGTCAAGAAAAGGAGGAATTATCTAGAAAACTCGGCATGATTGAGGGTCAAGAAATTTCTCTTAGACGGATTTTGGATAGTCAAAAAACATCCGGAGATAATTTGCCTATTGCTATTGATAGGGCGAAAATTGAAGTATTGAGAGAAGAGCTAAAAGAACACTGGGAGGTGGTTGAAAATAGTAGTGACCTTGGTTTGATAAAATCTCTTTTCAAAAAAATTTTTGAGTCAATCTCAAATATTTTGACAAAAGAAAATTATGTCGGCGACACTGCTTCTGAACACTTGGAATTGATAAAAAAACTTGAAAATGAAAGGGGGGAATTGGAAGAGAAGCAACAAAAAACCGGAATTGAAGAAAAAGAACTTACAGAATCATTCAAGTCTTTGCAAAGTGAAATTGAAAAAGAGAAGGATGTTAATCGAGATTTGGAAAAAAATATTTTTCGCTTGAGAGCCGAAGAGAGTGAAATTTTGGCCGGCATTGCCCATTTTAACGATGTTTTAAGAAATATAAACTCGGCGGAAGAAGATTTTGAAAGAGAGTTAAAAGAGGCAAGAGTGCTTTCCGGGGAATCGGTTATGGCTTATGAGAAGTTTTCTGTAAACCTAACGCCGGACTATGAATCAGTTCTCCGTCCGTCTTTAAAAAAAGAGATCGAGAAGATGAAGATTCGACTGGAAGACGCAGGTGGGATTGGCGAAGAGGTGGAACGTGAGTATCGGGAAATTGCTGAACGAGACGCTTTCTTAGAAAAAGAATTGTTTGATTTGCAAAAATCTAGCGAATCTTTAAAACAGCTCATTAAAGATTTGGAATCCCAGCTTGATCAGAATTTTAAAGTTGGTATTGAAAATATAAACAAGCATTTTCAAGAACTTTTTTCTTCTATGTTTTCCGGTGGCACTGCTCGTCTGTCGGTTGTCAAAGATGAGAAAAAGAGGAAAAGGTTGGACGAAGATTTACAATTAGACCAGATAGAATCAGAAATTCCGTCTTTGGGGGACGAGGAAGAAGAGATTGAAGAGGGACTTGATATCAAAGTTAATTTGCCGAGGAAGAAAATCCGTGGATTGGAGATGTTGTCTGGTGGGGAGCGAGCTCTGACTTCAATCGCTCTGATTTTTGCCCTATCCCAGGTCAACCCGCCGCCATTTTTGGTTTTGGACGAGACTGATGCGGCACTTGATGAAGCGAATTCAAAACGCTACGGCGACATGATAGAATCGCTCTCCAAACATTCCCAATTAATTTTAGTTACTCACAACCGAGAGACAATGTCGCGGGCCGGGGTGATCTATGGCGTGACAATGGGCAAAGATGGATATTCAAAAGTTTTGTCCGTAGTTTTTGACGAAGCCGTGGCGGTTGCTAAATAG